Below is a genomic region from Sinobacterium norvegicum.
CGATTTTTTTAGTTTTCGGAAACTGTTTAAACAACTTCGGTAGATGCTGTGATTTGCTAGGGAAGCCCATATGGGCGATAGGTCCGTGACTTTGGCCAAGTTGTTCACCCGCATCAATACCCTCGCTAATATAAGCCTTGGCAGCAGTAACAGCATCTTCAATATCCAGACCACGAGCCAGCAATGCCGCTATCGCCGAGGACAGGGTACAACCGCTGCCATGGTTATTTCCATTGTCGATTAAATCGCCGCGCAGCCAAAAACGCTGCTGTTTATCGATAAAAAAGTCATAACAGTAATTGCCATCAAGCCCCTGATTATCAGGACTAAAATGATTGTGTCCACCCTTGATTAAAACCGCAGCGGCGCCACTGGCGAGAATGACCTCTGCCATCTCCTCAATTTTCTCAGGGCTGGACGCCACCATTGAGGTTAATGCTTCAGCCTCGGGTATATTAGGCGTTATCAGGCTGCAGTGCGGAAACAATCGATCGATTAAACTACTCCGAGCTCCCTCATCTAGTAGTAAACTGCCGCTGGTTGAAATCATTACCGGATCACAAACAACAGGTATCGTTAGGCCCGCAACAAAATCAGCAACGGTATTAATGATCTCGTGATTAAACAGCATACCCAGCTTGATCGCCGTTGCTGGCAAGTCCGTATTCAGCGCAGCAATCTCTGCTTGAATATGCGCCACAGGGGTGGCTTCAATGGCGCTGACGGCCACAGAATTTTGCGCCGTCAAGGCGGTGATGACCGTACAACCGTGAACAGAAAAATCATTAAATGTAGCTAAATCGGCTTGAATGCCAGCACCACCACCGCTATCGGAGCCGGCAATCGTCCAGACAATAGGTTTCTTATTCATCGCGTATTCTCTCAGGCGGTGTTAATCGTTGTGCCAAAAAGGCTGACCAACCACTGGCGAACTAGGGGAGGCGGTATCTCGAGCCGGCATAGCGCCAGCCAGATAGGCGCTTCGCCCTGCTTCGATTGACTGGCCAAAAGCCGCGGCCATGGCGACAGGGTCTTGCGCCAAGGCGACTGCGCTGTTCAGCAACACCGCATCATAGCCCAACTCCATCGCCTGACTGGCATGGGAGGGCAGACCGATACCCGCATCGACAACCAGCGTCAATTCAGGCAGCCGCTGGCGCAGTGTTTTCAGTGCATAAGGGTTGAGCAGGCCTTGGCCTGTACCAATTGGCGCCCCCCAGGGCATTAAAATATTACAGCCAAGCTCAGCCAGCTTGGTGCACAGCACTAGGTCATCCGTGCAGTAAGGAAACACCTCAAAACCCTGTTCAATCAGCTCCTTTGTTGCCTCCAACAGAGAAAAAGGATCCGGTTGCAGGTTGTAATCATCACCAATCACCTCCAGTTTAATCCAGTTGGTGTCGAAAACTTCCCGAGCCATTAACGCTGTATTAACAGCCTCTTTCACTGTTGAGCAGCCGGCAGTATTGGGTAACACATCAACATTTAATTGTTTGATTTGCTGCCAAAACGCCTCGCCATCCTGATTATCCTGCGCTGCTTGGCGACGTAACGACACCGTCACCACCTGTGATCGGGAAGCTTCAATAGCCTGACACATTACCTGAGGCGAAGGGTATAGGGCGCTGCCGATAAAAAATCGACTGGCGAACGTTTTGTTACCTAAGATTAACGGATCACTCATTTTTAGCCTCCTGATATAGGGCTGACAACATCGACTTTATCGCCGGCAGCTAATAGCTGTTGGCCATATTGGCTGCGAGCGACAAACTCGCCGTTAATCGCTACGGCAATTTTTTTCTCTACATCATAACCCCAAACAAGCAACGCCTCGGCAACGCTGACATTGGTAGATAATGATTTCCTACTGCCGTTCAACAAAAGCTCAATCATAATCCTACTCGATATCTCTAAATAAATTTTCAAACGGCGATTGGTAATCTTCGTTTTCGATCCTCTCGATCAACTCATCAACTATCGCTGGTGCCATTAAGTAACCGTGACGAAATAGACCGTTTACTCGAAAAACATCGCCGTCGACAAATATCTTCGGCTGATTATCCGGCAATGCAGGCCGCACATTCACATCGGATTTAATCACCCGCCCTTCGGCAAAACCGGGGTGAACGCTGTAGGCCGCAGAGAGCAGCTCCAAGCTCGATCGAACGCTGATTTCACTGTAATCTTCACTTTCTATCTGAGTAGCACCAATCAAGTACAGGTCATCACGACGCGGCACAATATAAATTCTATAGCGTGGATGCATCAGACGTACCAAGCGATTGATATCAACATCGGGGGCGCGTACCCAGATAATTTCACCACGCACACCCCGCAATTGCGGCAGTGCATCTCTGCCACCAAGACCTCGACTATCGATCACCTTATCGAAAACATGGTCAGTGCTTCTCGCCCGCCCCTTAATGGTAATGGTATTATCTTCGACAGCCGTAATTTCGCTGTGGGTATAAAAGGGCACACGACTGGCAACCAGCTGCTCACCCAATGTCGGCATCACACAGCAGGGACATAACCATGCCTCATCCGGCGTATACGCCGCTTGATGAAAACGTTCAGCCAAGGCTGGTTCTAACTCGGCTAACTGCTGCTGATTCAGCATCTGCAATTGGTCGCGGGTTGGTTTAGCATTGTGATTTACCGCCTGTAAAAAGCGATGATAGTCGGCCTGGTCTTGCCGGTGAGCAACCACGATACTGCCGCCAGTATGATAAAAAACTTCACCATTAATATTTTTAACCAAGGCCGGCCAGCGCTTGAGCGACTCGACACCCAATTGATACACCAGCGGTTCGTTAACATCAGCCTCGCTGATTGGCGTCAGCATGCCTGCGGCGGTATAGCTGCAAGCCGAACCATTGTCGATGCCGTCGCGATCAAATAACGTGACCTGATGGCCGCGCTG
It encodes:
- the thiE gene encoding thiamine phosphate synthase, which codes for MNKKPIVWTIAGSDSGGGAGIQADLATFNDFSVHGCTVITALTAQNSVAVSAIEATPVAHIQAEIAALNTDLPATAIKLGMLFNHEIINTVADFVAGLTIPVVCDPVMISTSGSLLLDEGARSSLIDRLFPHCSLITPNIPEAEALTSMVASSPEKIEEMAEVILASGAAAVLIKGGHNHFSPDNQGLDGNYCYDFFIDKQQRFWLRGDLIDNGNNHGSGCTLSSAIAALLARGLDIEDAVTAAKAYISEGIDAGEQLGQSHGPIAHMGFPSKSQHLPKLFKQFPKTKKIAFVREVDKLGLYPVVDSSEWVARLLSLGVKTIQLRVKDLSGDALRAEVEHVVALSQQYQARLYINDYWQLAIDCGAYGVHLGQEDLDDASVEAIAAAGLRLGVSTHAWSELARAHAIGPSYIAIGPIYSTTTKEMRFGPQGLQQLSQWLQVTMPCYPVVAIGGIDLPRAIEVNKTGVGSIALVSAITKAKDWRLATEQLIAAVGTGHS
- a CDS encoding thiazole synthase, whose product is MSDPLILGNKTFASRFFIGSALYPSPQVMCQAIEASRSQVVTVSLRRQAAQDNQDGEAFWQQIKQLNVDVLPNTAGCSTVKEAVNTALMAREVFDTNWIKLEVIGDDYNLQPDPFSLLEATKELIEQGFEVFPYCTDDLVLCTKLAELGCNILMPWGAPIGTGQGLLNPYALKTLRQRLPELTLVVDAGIGLPSHASQAMELGYDAVLLNSAVALAQDPVAMAAAFGQSIEAGRSAYLAGAMPARDTASPSSPVVGQPFWHND
- the thiS gene encoding sulfur carrier protein ThiS gives rise to the protein MIELLLNGSRKSLSTNVSVAEALLVWGYDVEKKIAVAINGEFVARSQYGQQLLAAGDKVDVVSPISGG
- the thiO gene encoding glycine oxidase ThiO, giving the protein MKIGIAGAGIIGRLSALLLHQRGHQVTLFDRDGIDNGSACSYTAAGMLTPISEADVNEPLVYQLGVESLKRWPALVKNINGEVFYHTGGSIVVAHRQDQADYHRFLQAVNHNAKPTRDQLQMLNQQQLAELEPALAERFHQAAYTPDEAWLCPCCVMPTLGEQLVASRVPFYTHSEITAVEDNTITIKGRARSTDHVFDKVIDSRGLGGRDALPQLRGVRGEIIWVRAPDVDINRLVRLMHPRYRIYIVPRRDDLYLIGATQIESEDYSEISVRSSLELLSAAYSVHPGFAEGRVIKSDVNVRPALPDNQPKIFVDGDVFRVNGLFRHGYLMAPAIVDELIERIENEDYQSPFENLFRDIE